DNA from Solanum stenotomum isolate F172 chromosome 3, ASM1918654v1, whole genome shotgun sequence:
TGAAATCAgaagattttgaaatttcaaattacgATTCATATTTAGTGCTTAACATGGTGAAGTCAGCGTGCACTTGGAGATTCAGTTAATATGAGAAGTTCCCCGCAACAAGAGAAAACAAATAATCTGGCAAGTTAAAGAGCAATCACTTAGGCAAACAAGATTTGAATGTTCAAGGAATGGAGACAagggataaaaaatattaagtgaTTTATTCTCATTTGGGCTTTGGTGGGCAGAGTTTCAAGTAATTGTGCTGGAAGGAGATACCAGGTATGCAGTGAAAGGACACCATTGTTGTCATTAAAAAAGTACATAGCTGTTTAACAAACATTTGTGTACTGTAAAATATTTTAGTCACTACTAGAAATTCCTGATTTGCTATCTGTCGAAGCCTACTTTGGCGGGCTTGCAATTACGAATTACCATTGCCTTGTGTTACTTATCCTAATATAAACCAAACGGAAAGAATAACTCCTAGCAGGGATGATCAAAGATTCTGAAATTTGTAACCTCCTAGGGAATCAGCTCAGTTGGCATTCAGAGGATTCATTTGGTAAGAGAAAGGAgagaaatataagaaaaagaTAACTACGcagcaaattcaagaacaagtgAAGTATTGTCTTATCAAGTGCCAAACTGAGTTACCGCGAAAAGCCTTTTGATATCCCCATGACCCAGTCACAAACTAATACTGGATAATATAGGGACTATCCACAAGTAACAACTTCAAACAGGATTATACATCGAAACACCACTAATAATTGATAAGAAAGTGTGTAAAGATAAGAAAGTATGTGTATAGTACACACACCACACATCAAAAGGTACAGATAAACACACATACCCAAACACTGAATTTGTTTCATTTGGGATAAAAGGGAAGCAGCACGGGATGAGTATTGTTTTCTGTATTTTCCTTCAAAACAAGAACACAAAAAACATCTCCTGAGACACAGAGATTTTGCATCGTCAGCAGTAAATTGCAAACCATAAGCAGGACAGGGAAACTATAGTGATTAGCTTACCAAGTATCCTACCCAAATGATGAAATTATGGTCTGAAGAGCACAAAGGACAGACCATTGTATCAGCAGATCtcacatataatacatataCATCTCACAGAGTTATTACAGTAGTGAATAAGAGTGTAGCTAGTCTCATCGAATTTGCTTTTTAACACATTGAGATCAACAAAGAAACAGAATATCCCCAACCTATACTCTAGACACGCTAGTCCTTAGAAAGGAGGCATACCTGTCCCCAAAGACCTGCACCTTACGTGCCTTTTCTTCTCATATGGTGCAAAACAAGAGGTGTTCCTTCAAATAGATCCAACAAATAACCTTCTAAGTCCTCTAGATTATACTTTATGTACTTCCCAGCATTTCTTCCACTCTCTAAATGACCCCCAAATCTTCCTAGAAATGAGCGATATGCAGGAAGCACCTTTTCAGAAATAGAAATCCTGAGTTCTTCGCGCAGTTGAGGATCTGGGACCTTCCAACCAGTCTGGATTCTGTAAATTTCTTCAAAACACGCGTTGAAGTTCTTAAACCTCTCCTTGAGGGCTACCTTTGAAGCATTGCTTGAGCTTCCGCTAAGTCCTTCGTCCTTCAAACAAGATAAAACCTTGCTCCATGAAGCTCTAAGATAGCTTGTAGCATGTTGTCGAATCTGACCCCTCCGCTTTCTGACCCACTGATCACCTAAAAGTTTTTGAAGCTCCGAATCTTTCACTTTCTGAACGATGTAATGTACATTATTCATCAAAAATATATACGGCATTCCACAATCTTCATACATTCTCGACTTCCCCTCCAGATTACCTTCCAAAGACTTGATCAGTAACATCAACCGCCTCGCCAGTGGTGCAACATTCTCCAACTCCAAGTTATCACCATTATCAGCTGCGGAAGGGTCATGTTCCATGCAACTCTCTAACTTCTCTAAAAGTCCATTCAATGTATCACTATAATCAACCAGCAATTTAACATAATTCATAACATAACGAGTCAATGGATGGATTTCACCGCCTTGTGTTGGTTTCTTTGAAATCTCCCGCTCAACAGCATTTTCAAACTCCACAAATGTCCCAATAGCTGCTTCTCCTAGACCATCTAGCACCCCCTTTGACTCACCACACACCAATTCACCATCTTCATCACAAAAAAGCAGCTCTATGTCAGACAAAACATCTGCCAGGGCATCATACATATCCAGAATCCTAAATAACTTCTCTGACGACCTTCGCCCTATTGCCACAGCTTCTCCAAAATTCAAGAGCTGCATTACACAGCCCTTTGCAGTTTCCATAAAGCACACTTCTTTAATCAACTCCGAGTCTCCAAAAACCTGGTCACATAAGCTCTTTTCAGCAGATAGAAGAATTCTCACCAGAACTTTTACAGCATAAatccattttttcattttctcatcCAGCGACTGCCAATCAATCCTATGGACCTCCTCAATGCTCAGTTTCTCAATGCCAAGAATTGCTAAACACTCGTCAAGCACCTCTCTGCGAACACTAGAGTACACCTGGCAACATTCCTTTTCATATCCAGATTTAATCATACGGTTAGCAATCTCTCTCAGATCAATTATAGCATCATTATATACCAAATCAAGGGAGAAATCATCTGCTCCAAGGCTCTTCCCTTTGACGTGATTGTACCTTGCACTGCTAACATCCTCCTGATCCTCGGACAAAGTACCTGTTTCAAAATCAGGAATTGCAACAGCAGATGAAGAGATAGAACAACGGCGAATGAAAGAGGACTCATGGAGACGGCCAGCATCGAAAGGAACAGTATTTCCAATGAGAACATGACGAAACTCCTCCTCCAAATGAGCCATAGCATGCTGAAGAGCAGCCTCAGCTCGGTCCATGTCGGACGACAGAACATTCAGATCCTCGGTCTTCTTAATAATCTCGTCAACAGCGTTGAGATATTCAGAGGTGGAATCAGGATCGGCGTTAGGAGGAGAGTCCCATTCAAGCACAAGCTTCGCAGCCTCTTCAAACACAATATCAGTAGAGGAATGATCGGTTTCGGCAAcggcagcagcagcagcagctgATCTGGCGGATGTAGGAGTTGATGAAGCTGAAGTGGTGGTCATCATATTAGAGAGCTTAGATAAACGATTATCAAAATTAGATAAAATCATAAGCATATCTTCAGTATCAACATTTGTAGAGGTATTGAGACTCTTGACGATCTGTTGAGCTGCTGCAAGAACCCTATCTTGTCCTTCAATAGTCGCCGCCATGAACCCTTCTCTCTCTATATCTATATGTATGTATAGGATTGAATTGAGAAgatatatataagtatttgtATAGAGAGATTTGGGGAGAGGGGTTTTGAGAATTAGGGTTTGGGGGAGAAGGGAaggaaagaaggaagaaatggGGATTTTGGGGAAAATCAATTCAAACGTTGATTGTTGCGTTCCATTTCTGCTGCGTGCGTGCGTGCGGGGCGGGGCGGGTATTTCGTTAGACGCATTGGGCTATTGCCTTCGTCCTTCCAAATTCCATGAtgataagaagaaaaaaagaaaataccaGAATACGGTATACGTTACGTCAACAATGGAGGGATGGGTTGTACATTATGAGTCATGTTATGTAAATGCCCGTTCCttcgtttatttttacttgtcaaatatttcttaatttaattttttgtttttacttgtcattttttgacaaatcaagaaagtacaatttttttctttctattacaACCTTGAGTTAATGTCTATAAAAAATATAGCgaataaatatgtttggaatcctatcaattaatatgggtaaaatgataaactcactatactaattatttttttcttaataggtgtgccaggtcaaaatttaacaagtaaatttgaatggagggagtagtacTAAAGATTTAGGGTGGGTTTGACATAGATCTAATTTTTCAATGTTTACAACAACAATATGTTTAGGGTagtttcataaataaaatttgaagagagtagagtgtatgcaaattttatgtttatttcgtgaagataaagatattattttcGACAGACCCTTACTTAACTCTTATTTAAGTAGCACACATCAAATTATAGCAAATAATAGGAACCCTTACTTAACTCTTATTTAAGTAGCGCACATCAAATTATAGCAAATAATAGGAGAAGCATGgcatagtgtttttttttaaaaaataaggatCAAATAATGTGTGCTTCTACGTGATCGAAGCACGGAGAATAATGAGTAACATTGATCAATAAGATAGACAACTATAAGAAAATGGCCTATTATGACTAGTGTAAAGATATAGTGCACCAAATTATCATTGAGTCTATCCTGTTAGGAAGCGAGATAAAGCTTAACTGCTTATTTAATCTTTGAttgatcaaatatttttataatttttaatatgtaAAATGACTTTACTTGTGGGAGtacaaaaaataagttttataaatCAAATTTCATGTTGGTAGTTGATTATCTCCTTTGTATGAACTATGACCCCCGCTCCCCCACTCATGATCCTCCAAGTCTCcacatttttctttataatactCCAACTTATTATAAATAAGAAGGatagttttactaatttacctttttaatttatttatttattaaccCTTTACAAACTTATGTGACATTCAAAATGGATTAATTTTAAaggtaaaatagaaaaaatatagtttattatatcttgatttatgaattaataAGTAATTTAGGACAATTATTTACAATAATATGAACAATTAATCTAAAACGGAGAAAAtagactaaatatatatatttttttcatcgaaaataataaaaagattggtaagtaaaatatatttataagagATATTTGAAGGGTCATATTCAATCTTTTCGTCTTGGTTGTTCTATTCAATCAATTGGAATTTATAGTTGAGAAGTCAATTACGAAGCCTCTTATATGACTTTCTAATCGAGGAAATATAGTTTAAGCAgtcaaatcatattttttaagtaTACTTAAGTCTCTTCAATAAAAAGTAGTTATGATTatcttactattttttttttttagaatcatTTAATTCgcaaattaagttattttagaattttgagattaatttatcatatttgaAAGGTTCGATAAAATAATAcctaatttgatttaaaatagaaatttatGATTTATCAAAACTATCCCTCATAGGTATGGTCTAAACTTAAGAGCCTATTttaattgacttaaaaatttatcaaacttatttttaactcagttttagttttaattctGCACAATTTGGTTAGTTTATAATGAGATCAATCTAGTGGATCACAATTAGTGGTTGATTGGCATATGTGAAATTTTATTCTCTAATTAAGATTCCCATTTGTCCAATACcaataaaagtaattaaaaaataaaattaattagtatGTCATAATCTAGTTGTACTTATTTAATGATCCGAATTATTTTCGTCCACCAAACCGAGTACATATCCATTTGTGAGGTCAAATGATTTTTGGCTGTCCTATACTtcgttaaaaaatatatattattaggaTTGGTATGAGAAATTATAGAAGTTATTAATTGTGTGAATAGTAttaaagttattaattaattgtgtcttaatgtttaatttaaatggatttgtttaattaattgtGTAAAGATATCTAAGATCATATTTATTTGcacttaataattaataaatatatatattacaataGTAATTTAAGCTTTAATCgttaaatgtatttatttttatttcgtaATATTAATAAACTAGTTAACATGTTCGCGCTTCACGCGAtcataacaaatatttttaagacaatttcttttataaattagcacatactaaaaaagaagaaatatgatCAATACTTTGGTAAAAGCTTTAAAATGTTTATGAtaattgtttcaatttataagatactatttttgtcttattttgtTGGGGTGAAAAGAatatgtttaatatttttttaaaaaaaatgctaaCTTAATTTTCtgcttaattttttatttgtcgtGGATCATCAAATGAAACGTAAATAATCTCTTCTCCTCGTTTTTTAAAAGTAGGAATGCTTATTTTATATAAGGAACTACTAAACTTAAACCCTTTTAAATATAATTCTTcaatatgatttatttaacaaaaaatatacttgTTAGGTACGTAATCTTTcataaaattctttattttttaaaaaaaattgtgcaagttaaaatatgaaaaataacaaaaagcaTGTCAATAGTAATACAAAGGAAAGACCGACTAACTATTttctaatcaaataaaatataaatataaaaaatcataataataaaattgaaaagcaATCAATATTAATACTTCAACAAACAACTCGATACAAAATATATcgtcatttttatttgttttaattatcaaagaataattatacaaataataaatagtgaatattttaacttttgagGAGTTACAAAACtcactaaatatataattatttagagaaaatcacaatttaaataatgacaaaaaaagCAAAGAATGGGAGAAAAAGAATAAGTAGGACTTTTAGTATATAAGAGTTTCTGCTATCGTTTGTTTTTATATCATATcgaaattatttataatttttttcgtcttcacacaaataataaaaaaagtttatctttatttactcaatatatttcactaaaataatacttcaattcattttagtgtgtattttgtatgttttgttgaggtcatttatttaattactaaaaagttagaaaatagaaaaatacatttcattattttagtacaaactttaaaaatctcgagttttaataaataatacttactccctctatttcaaaataagtgaattgttgagccctttttcatagttcaaaataagtgaattgttcCAAGTTTAAGAGAGATGTTGaaaaattcttccatttttgCCCTCATTTACAatgttaaataattataaaagaaatgacTTTTTAAATACAGAATGTGTACATAACGTCATcaggaaaataaattatttattttaaagttatttagAGCGCTCATTTATGAAATAGATAAATGACCTAATTTTgagtaattttaatatatgatgtaaatgaaagaaaaatggaagaagtcttaaaaaaagagataaagaatTAAGTAAAAGGAAATTGAGGAGACACattattttagcaaaaaatataaatatataaaaaaattataagtcaTGAGATGGATCAACCCTTTAATAAAAAGAACAACGCAACATAGTAGTATTTCCCtattaattttaaacaaaattagaGTATGTCTTGTTACCAAAAGCTTACAACCACATGAAGAAACAACATATGCTCCCATGAGAATGTTCTACGTGTAAATCTTAAATAGTTGATGTGCAAATGATAAACTAAAATCTAAATCTATTATATGGTGGGAAAATTAAATGTAGAGGTAATGAAAAGAATCATAGAAAGGAGTTGAGGAGATATGTCATTATTTAAGTAGAAAAAGTGAATAAACGGAGGTTTTTGTAATCTATGAGATGTAGCTAGctgtaataaatattatatattttttttagttatcaaacaaaataattaatgaagagagtaaactcattttttgagttttataaTCAACTTAAACAAATATCAATTTTCTTAAAACTTAAGTTGGCAGAACAAACTTGGTTCATTCtgaaaaatttcattaaattagAAGAATTAAATGTTTTGTGAAATTTGAAtccaacaataatatatatcgACTAATTTTACACAAGTGTTgacaaataagaaacaaaaatttaatGGAGGGGGAACTCATCTCCTTTTTAGTCAATTCAAAatccacaaaagaaaaaaatgtgttaTATCATTTAAATTAGAATGAAAAGAAGCGGATAAAGCTAAACAAAAGATGATAGAATCTTGATTGAGAAATTATGTCATATTAACAtgttatatacataatatatatcgatataaaatatgaattgtatatgcaaaaaacaaaagtttatataatgaaaatatcaaaagttttctttaagCAACAAAATAATCCGTGGAAGATCATGTTGCCCTTGATACAAAAAATGTGCTTTGTAATTTAATCGTGTTCTTGAAGGGTACATATCTTGatggataaataattaattgaaaaattatataagcAACAATAAGTGCatctatatatttgtaaattattgaaacttctactttttcaaattttactcTTTCCAACTCTTGATGAATCTCCCACCGTCATtaaactttcttcttcattttgatgACTTGTAGcgaattaatttttgaatctCTTTTGACGAATCTTACACCGCCTTcaaactttcttcttcatcttgataAACTTTTGCTTGGCAATTCTAACACAAGAagaaattctaaaaaatatatctataatcttcataaaagctgaaaaacaaaaaaaaaatattaacaatatgAAGTTGGAGAAAATAGAAATGGACATGCAACAACACCATAGATGATTGTTAGTTATAGATGAGAATTAAGTAGAAGGAAGTTGAGGAGacatattatttaattagaGAATTCAAATAGGTAGagatttttatgtaactttcatgtgatataattatatgtaatgaatatgattgattttttaattttttaatgaattgattaatgaaaaaaaaaaagaatggaaaaactcaaaaaaggaagaaaaaagataaatagctTTCTAGGCCATTGAGAGGTGCCACATTTTATAGAGacctttattatatatatatagatttttgtaattaattaagtaatacaaccttttatataaattaaataataaagataaattattttttttattttttttttgtaattgtaattagaagaaggacaatttttttttattaataatagaaattagagaggtatgaattatgaataattACTCCTTGTAAGTTGGCATGTGAAGAGTCTTTGTTGTAAATGTTTTTccagtaatataatatttattgtaataaattaaataattgacttttacaataaaataattaatttaaataaaaagaaaggccaaaaaatgagaaaaaagataaatacataTGGAAATCATAGAGAAgtgccacatcaccttgtctatgtttctcctttatattatattaagatttgaatgattaagacttacaaaatattataatattattaagatATTATTCATTCAAGATTTCACTAAAAATATATCTCACCGCTGCTCTATCCACTTTTGTCACTAATACAACCACCAATATAGAACACCATCATCTACCATTATCAACTATTACCACTTAGTGCACATTACTATCGTCCTCAACAACAATCACTACCGTGATCAACCTTCACAATCAATTATCACCATCATTTACCGTCATCATCCTCAATTATAAATCTATAACTATCAATCAATTATCACCATTCACTAGTCATCCTTTATAATTATCATCACTAGTCAATATTTACAATCATCACTACTATAGTGCATAACAAAAAATCATAGAATCCTAATAGTTACTGTATGAAGTTTAGTATAAAGGAGAATTTGCCTATTTATTCATAGTCTAAGGACCTATTAAATCAAAATCACTTTACTCTTCTAAACACATATCTTTTGAAATCCATTATGTCAGCAAACCAAACATAGAAACATTAAAAAACAgacaaaagtagaaaaaaagcctttgcatttctttcaatttcaagaGTACCAAGAAGTGTCTTGTGTACACGAGAGGAATCTACTTGTAAAAAACAACCCAAAATTACAAGAAACTCATCCTGCAAGAAAACAacctaaaatttaaacaaaacttCACACATGTTAAACTTATTAAGTTCATTAGTGAAGTAAAGGATCAACATAAAGTTCTTAAAGTTAGGACTTAGGACTTAAACCCTGCTATTTGCTGGCAATGGCAAAACACCATCAAAGAAATCACCAAAGTAACCACGCGGTTCGTGTACTAGCTTTGAGATTATGTCTCTGAGTGTGATTACCCCCTCGAGATTTCCCATGTCATCGACAACGTAGATCCTGTGGATCTTCTTCGAATCGAGCTTCATGATAACGTCTTTAAGGCTGTTACCTCTTCTGCAAGTAACCATGTGGCTTAAGAACGGGGAGTTCTTTTCGTGCTCCCCCTGATACTTTCTAACAGATGTCAGGAAGTTCTTTGCTGTTATAGATCTGCAGAGTGATATCAACCAGTTAGGGAATGAGGATGATTTTCTTAACTCATGGTACTTGTAGTTTATGACTGAAATGAAATGATACGCTTGTTTGATCGTTCACAAGATGTGTGATCCGATGAATGTCATGACACGAGATGTGCTTCAGCGTGAAATGTGAATTATAAGGAAATCAATTTCACATGATTGGTTCAGATTCAATAAAAAGAACGAACAAAGACAAAACGGAGGACTTAAAACAGATTGTAGGCTTAAGATGAATACATGcaatttaaaacatatttagaTTTAGCGATTACACTATGTCTAGAGAAGTACGTAGTACTGCTTCCTTTTCACATGACAGAcatgaaattatattattagcTATGTGTGTTTTATTAAGTTGTTGTGAAACATGTAAAACTATAAAGGTCGAAGCAACCTGTAGTCCTTGTAAATTTCGGGAGCAATCAGGAGGAACTGAATATCTCTGATGCTTATATTACCAATAGCTTTCCTGCCACCACTTTCGACCACGGGGACTCCTCCAACACCATTCTGTCTCATCAACTTGAATGCCTGCAGCACTGGTTCATCCTCATCCACCTGAAAGCAGAACAAAAATAGAGTTACGAGGTTATAAAATGCACAACACAGATGTGTTAAAAGAAAAACTTGGCTGCAGAGTTGATGAgtttttgaattaaaagaaaGCAACAATAATAAGCATCAAAACATAGAATCTTGTGCAAGTTGCTGGTTAGGTGCTAAGGCTATCAGCCAAAAAATACTA
Protein-coding regions in this window:
- the LOC125857856 gene encoding exocyst complex component EXO70B1, translating into MAATIEGQDRVLAAAQQIVKSLNTSTNVDTEDMLMILSNFDNRLSKLSNMMTTTSASSTPTSARSAAAAAAVAETDHSSTDIVFEEAAKLVLEWDSPPNADPDSTSEYLNAVDEIIKKTEDLNVLSSDMDRAEAALQHAMAHLEEEFRHVLIGNTVPFDAGRLHESSFIRRCSISSSAVAIPDFETGTLSEDQEDVSSARYNHVKGKSLGADDFSLDLVYNDAIIDLREIANRMIKSGYEKECCQVYSSVRREVLDECLAILGIEKLSIEEVHRIDWQSLDEKMKKWIYAVKVLVRILLSAEKSLCDQVFGDSELIKEVCFMETAKGCVMQLLNFGEAVAIGRRSSEKLFRILDMYDALADVLSDIELLFCDEDGELVCGESKGVLDGLGEAAIGTFVEFENAVEREISKKPTQGGEIHPLTRYVMNYVKLLVDYSDTLNGLLEKLESCMEHDPSAADNGDNLELENVAPLARRLMLLIKSLEGNLEGKSRMYEDCGMPYIFLMNNVHYIVQKVKDSELQKLLGDQWVRKRRGQIRQHATSYLRASWSKVLSCLKDEGLSGSSSNASKVALKERFKNFNACFEEIYRIQTGWKVPDPQLREELRISISEKVLPAYRSFLGRFGGHLESGRNAGKYIKYNLEDLEGYLLDLFEGTPLVLHHMRRKGT